A window of the Deltaproteobacteria bacterium genome harbors these coding sequences:
- a CDS encoding MFS transporter: MGTEPVAYRWWVLANAFLIFVMAFGMGWTYIVMLVQQVLQDLGLQMSDWGSLWSAISLGTVLFAIIGGVLGDRFGIRLSVGLGTTFMGLFLLLRGTATSFGSLYLWMLLFGLALAVTFSNVPKALGMWFPPGEFGLANGVTQAGYGVGAGLATVLTPLIVEAVGGWRSLTSILGVVTIALGVLWLLTVKDRVVATAQLTERVGIGASIQRVLHVRDVWIIAGCYFLFLGGYIALIGYAPTYLVSEQGMTAPAAGVVLSIVMWVYVAGAFVLPTMSDRVGLRKAFYVPCMFTTGVFIIAGAFLVGTPLWVAAAIWGFAAGASPIAFVVPLEMAGVGTALAGSALGVAVTAGYLGGFVGPLICARLAEASPVAGFAFGGVCYALSALLFLLIKETGPRRA, encoded by the coding sequence GTGGGGACTGAACCTGTTGCGTATCGTTGGTGGGTGCTGGCCAATGCGTTTTTGATCTTTGTCATGGCCTTTGGTATGGGCTGGACATATATCGTGATGTTAGTGCAGCAAGTCCTGCAAGACCTCGGGCTGCAAATGTCAGATTGGGGAAGCCTGTGGTCAGCCATTTCTCTCGGCACTGTTTTGTTTGCCATCATCGGCGGGGTCCTTGGTGATCGGTTTGGCATCCGTCTTTCGGTTGGATTAGGTACAACCTTCATGGGACTGTTCTTGTTGCTGCGTGGAACTGCGACGAGTTTCGGTTCGCTGTACCTCTGGATGCTGCTGTTCGGCCTGGCACTTGCTGTGACATTCTCCAATGTTCCCAAAGCGCTAGGCATGTGGTTTCCCCCAGGGGAGTTCGGACTCGCCAACGGTGTCACCCAAGCGGGATATGGCGTTGGCGCAGGACTGGCAACAGTCCTCACGCCATTGATTGTTGAGGCTGTCGGTGGCTGGCGTTCGCTTACTTCTATTTTGGGGGTTGTCACCATTGCACTGGGAGTGCTGTGGCTTCTGACGGTAAAGGATCGGGTGGTGGCGACGGCGCAACTCACTGAGCGAGTTGGTATTGGTGCGTCGATACAGCGGGTTCTGCACGTGCGGGATGTCTGGATCATCGCTGGTTGTTACTTTCTCTTCTTGGGCGGGTATATCGCACTGATTGGTTATGCTCCGACCTATCTGGTGTCTGAGCAAGGGATGACCGCTCCTGCTGCCGGTGTAGTGCTCTCCATCGTCATGTGGGTCTATGTGGCCGGCGCTTTTGTCTTGCCGACGATGTCTGATCGAGTGGGGCTGCGGAAGGCATTTTATGTACCCTGTATGTTTACCACCGGGGTTTTCATTATCGCTGGGGCGTTCCTCGTTGGCACGCCACTGTGGGTCGCTGCGGCAATTTGGGGCTTTGCTGCAGGGGCATCGCCGATCGCATTCGTTGTACCATTGGAAATGGCTGGCGTGGGAACGGCCTTAGCAGGATCAGCCTTAGGGGTAGCCGTCACTGCTGGATACCTTGGTGGGTTTGTTGGTCCGCTGATCTGTGCGCGCCTTGCCGAGGCCTCCCCCGTCGCTGGTTTTGCCTTCGGTGGCGTGTGCTACGCGTTGTCGGCACTGCTGTTCTTATTGATTAAAGAAACTGGCCCGCGTCGCGCTTGA
- a CDS encoding Rrf2 family transcriptional regulator: MLLLWETGVRLSRESGYGIDGLVALAEQPAGTVLLLTEIATAQQLPQSFLAKIFQKLARHGIVRSFRGAVRGYALAQRPEHISLKAVLLAIEGPELFERCVLWSDRCASRNPCRLHAQWVEVVRDVHEPLLMRTTLADVLASKPHQRKRPRRKQALGKR, translated from the coding sequence ATTTTACTCCTTTGGGAGACTGGAGTGAGACTCAGCCGCGAAAGTGGATACGGGATTGATGGACTGGTTGCATTGGCGGAACAACCAGCTGGTACGGTATTGCTCCTGACTGAGATTGCGACGGCTCAACAGCTGCCCCAGAGTTTTCTTGCCAAAATTTTTCAGAAACTGGCTCGTCACGGTATTGTGCGGTCGTTCCGCGGTGCGGTCCGTGGGTACGCCTTAGCGCAACGTCCGGAGCATATTTCACTGAAAGCAGTTTTGTTGGCGATTGAGGGACCAGAGTTGTTTGAGCGGTGCGTTCTCTGGAGTGATCGTTGTGCGTCCCGTAACCCGTGTCGATTGCATGCGCAGTGGGTTGAGGTTGTACGGGACGTCCATGAGCCTTTGCTGATGCGAACAACCTTGGCTGATGTCCTGGCGAGTAAACCTCACCAACGCAAACGTCCGCGGCGCAAGCAGGCACTTGGCAAGCGGTGA
- the ppk2 gene encoding polyphosphate kinase 2, with the protein MTGSDRDSAEQHSVLLQEEVEEATQAVPQDGLISAQALLKLKSPRPVFDMLREKDVDVNKIKSILNYEGELEKLQIEFVKMQRWVQEQRKRVAIIFEGRDAAGRGGTIRRFSEHRNPRAMRVVALPVPTEEEKGQWYFQRYIKQLPNRGEIVFFDRSWYNRAVVEPVNGFCSQEQYERFMRQVPEFEHMLFEDGVLLIKLWFSISKDEQVQRFASRRQNPLKQWKLSPIDGRAQDLWDAYTRYEEVMFSKTHTTFSPWIIVKANNKRKARLESMRYVLSTLDYNGKENTGVPLFPDPNTITRFQRSVNNLD; encoded by the coding sequence ATGACGGGGAGTGATAGAGACAGTGCCGAACAACACTCAGTTCTCCTGCAAGAGGAAGTAGAGGAGGCCACTCAGGCTGTTCCTCAGGATGGACTGATCTCAGCGCAGGCGTTGCTGAAGCTGAAGTCCCCACGACCGGTCTTTGATATGCTTCGCGAGAAGGATGTCGATGTCAACAAGATCAAAAGCATACTCAATTACGAAGGAGAACTGGAAAAGCTGCAAATCGAGTTCGTGAAAATGCAGCGCTGGGTACAAGAACAGAGGAAACGAGTGGCGATCATCTTCGAAGGGCGAGACGCAGCGGGAAGGGGGGGAACGATTCGCCGGTTTTCAGAACACCGCAATCCGCGCGCAATGCGTGTCGTCGCACTTCCTGTTCCCACAGAAGAAGAAAAAGGACAGTGGTACTTTCAACGCTATATTAAGCAGCTCCCGAATCGTGGCGAAATCGTCTTTTTCGATCGGAGTTGGTACAATCGCGCGGTTGTAGAACCAGTGAATGGATTTTGCTCGCAAGAGCAATATGAACGTTTCATGCGCCAAGTGCCAGAGTTTGAGCACATGTTGTTTGAAGATGGTGTCCTCCTGATCAAATTGTGGTTTTCTATTTCTAAAGACGAACAAGTGCAGCGCTTCGCGTCGCGTCGTCAGAATCCGCTCAAACAATGGAAGCTGAGTCCGATTGATGGGAGAGCCCAGGACCTCTGGGACGCATATACCCGCTATGAAGAAGTCATGTTCAGTAAAACGCACACGACCTTCAGTCCGTGGATCATTGTCAAGGCGAACAATAAACGCAAAGCACGACTGGAGAGTATGCGCTACGTGCTGTCGACACTGGACTACAATGGCAAGGAGAATACGGGTGTCCCATTGTTCCCCGACCCCAATACGATTACGCGGTTTCAGCGATCGGTGAATAATTTGGATTAA
- a CDS encoding CBS domain-containing protein produces the protein MANDKRKMTVKVQDLMQPNVAVLRDTDTLDTAEELMAVGWVRHLPVVDSENRLVGMITQRDLLRASLSSRSQASPKEKQQWLAGIQVRDVMTKEVKTATPETELREAVKQFLVNKFGGLPILTDSQLVGMLTETDLLQYLHTLLSPKRAPRASTKTRAKVSSDSGNTLQ, from the coding sequence GTGGCAAACGACAAGAGAAAAATGACTGTGAAAGTGCAGGATCTGATGCAACCAAACGTCGCGGTCCTCCGCGATACCGATACCCTTGATACCGCTGAAGAGCTGATGGCAGTGGGATGGGTGCGCCATTTGCCAGTGGTCGATAGTGAGAACCGACTGGTCGGCATGATCACGCAGCGTGATCTCCTCCGGGCCTCGTTGTCTTCGCGTTCCCAGGCCTCGCCAAAAGAGAAACAACAGTGGCTCGCAGGAATTCAGGTTCGTGATGTGATGACCAAAGAAGTGAAGACCGCGACTCCTGAGACGGAACTGCGTGAGGCCGTCAAGCAGTTTCTCGTGAATAAATTTGGTGGGCTGCCTATCCTTACCGACTCACAATTGGTTGGTATGTTGACTGAAACAGATTTGCTCCAGTACTTGCATACACTCCTCTCTCCCAAACGTGCTCCGCGCGCTTCGACGAAAACGAGAGCAAAGGTCAGTTCAGATTCCGGGAATACCCTTCAGTAG
- a CDS encoding NIPSNAP family protein: protein MVYEMRVYTLQPGKVPEFQALIEKEALPVISKYSKLVGWWSTEVGPLNEVVHIWAYEDLAHRTRAREAQGADPQLQAFRPKAQAMIVSQYNKIMTPASFSPLK from the coding sequence GTGGTGTATGAAATGCGAGTGTATACGTTGCAGCCGGGAAAGGTGCCGGAGTTTCAAGCGCTGATCGAAAAAGAAGCACTACCGGTGATTAGTAAATACTCCAAACTCGTCGGTTGGTGGTCGACCGAAGTAGGGCCACTCAACGAGGTCGTGCACATCTGGGCGTATGAGGATCTTGCCCATCGGACGCGTGCGCGTGAAGCCCAAGGCGCTGATCCACAACTGCAAGCCTTTCGCCCCAAAGCGCAAGCGATGATTGTCAGTCAGTATAATAAGATCATGACGCCTGCGAGTTTTTCGCCGTTGAAATAA